agttggtgtgaacatgttaaaattttgacttaataactttttaacttttttaattttccaaatttaataaaataaatatttattatttacaaagttatataattcttttagaattttttttatgaaacgtataatttacatcaatttatatatttttatgtcttttcatatattttatattatattcatttgtcttttttattagtttcttattaagagacattaatttaatttatttattattataattattataattttatttattttatatgttaataattaaatacaataataatttaaattttactgttataaattataacattatatttatttaaaaaatattgtatctattacttaattattttttattataatcggctcaattatgataaataattcaataaaaactaTTTCTATTGGATAAAGATAggtctaattttaaaatattaatttaatctaaaaggttagaaaaaaaattctgattTTATAATCGTTAGGATTGCATATAGATCTTGTAtactaacatatatgatatttataacaatttttccTAACAAGGatttttcactaaaaagttagtttttttgttacatgaaattaattttaaactttataaagtttgtggtttaattttgtaatgtatatatatctatacaaaacattcaacaaattttatatgacaaactataaaaaataataattttaaatcgatattaaaaattcatccaaacagtagatttgaatttaaaatttatccataattaaatttcaaatatttatatagatatcagaATTCGATTATTGAAAAATCGAATTTTGAActgtgttacttttataatttcttttttgaaaattttttcattttcttttaaataaaaaaaataataaaaattttcttttttaactttccaaaataataaaattatatatttaaaatatacttataattaaaaaattattttaaataattttttataaaatcaatatttatatatttatatttaattaaaaagatattaaatataatgtaaaatttgGAAACTATTGAActtgtaaagtaaataaaagaaataactaaaaatatactaaaagtgaattaatttagtttggggACTAGTCTCATCCTAACCCTACTCCAACCCACTTTATGTGGGGCTTTGGAGGTTGGGGCTTTTGAAAAACCCCTTATTGAGTGGGCTAGAAAATTGGGGCTTAATTTTAGAAGGGGTCAGGGTCAACCCATGGGCCAGGGAATCAAATAACACCTCTAGCTTGTGCACCCAGGTTTTACATAATCTGTATTTTGTATTTGTCTTTGCTGGGTAGGCAAGACTTTGAGAGAGTGTGTGTTTAGCGTCTCTTGATTAGGATTTTCTCTGTTTGAGAGTGTGTAAGGAAGATGCGTTGAGAAGTTTCTTGTATTCTTGACAATTGTAAATAGTGAAATCTTTCCAACTCAAGTTGTTTGGAGAAGGACGGGATGTAGACTCGATTAAGAGTCGAACAACTATAAAATTGtggtgttatttatttaatttttgtattttttggttAAAGAATTTTTTGGAAACATATTAAGaacttaatttttcaaaaactggtttaaatctaattcactCTTGAAATTGAAATATAGGGAACCAATTGTAACAAAAATCATGCTTTGTTTAAATTTCATTCAAtgtgtattaaaaatattttagaaaacacattgttaattgtttttatttctatgaTTTCTACTTGTTCATCGAacttaataaacaaatatttaaattatatacgaaaaagtgattttgagagttgattatatttataattaactgTCAGatgagttttatattttaatatatcgGGGCAAAAtacttcttaaaataatttgttctgtttaaaacatataaaagaatCATGTGTATAGTAAGATTAAGAGGATATTTCAAATCACTTTGATTAACTTAGTTCgcatttatatatttgattataactgataatttgtttgataaaaaaattaaataataaaataattttaattctattatacCGTTTCTCTAATAAAACATTctcttataaattaaagttttttctttACTAAGAAAGTGTTATGTAACCCACGGAACCAAAgccttaaaatatatatatatatatatatatatatatatatatatatatatatatatatatatatatatatatatatatatatatatatatatatatatatatatatatatatatatatataaagatagatagatagatagatataaAGAAAggaataatatatttgaaatactattcttcaaatatattgtaaaattaaatatgaaaaaaaagaaagatacagtatgcataaaacaataattaagtGAGTGTGAAGGTATTATGCGTCTTGATAATCGGACCTAACATGTGTTGAAGTCGGATGTGGAAATTGCACATGTAGCCCGGTGTGTTTACACgagaaaattttgtatttttttttcaatgttaaaatctaatttccccttatatattataaaattcacaatgtttacattcattttttctaaaatatagttttagtttcataaattttaattaagcaTAAGTTTAATCTTGAACTTTTTTTAACTATATGtagttttgtttaattattaattcaactatttccatttttttattttaaatataattcagtggcattatgaaaaaatatttatctacaaaattaatgtaattataatatccaatttaaataacatataatattattaagtaaTATCACTTAATATTTAACCAACTCAAAACGTCCTAAATTTTGcatatgaaaatatttgttcaCTTTTTcttagataattttatttatattatttgtaacaTGTAATGTGTGACATCCCAATATATATagaaagcatatataataaagacgttatcATTgtataatataggaaagcagtcaagagtaattaaggattacagtcatccttagAATAGCGTGGAATTGAAAACTAGAGTATTAGAGTTTCTCTCCTagaaattacagaaaatttaaaactttaaatgtaCAAAAGTTCTTCAAAGCTAGCAAATAAAAGCTAGCAAATCTAAGCTGCAGCGCTGTTGTCCCCATCAAGAACTGTTTCCAAAGTATCCTCCTTGCCATCTGCTCCCACCCAAGTGGGTGATCAttgcacatacccaaacacaaacacaaacaagtaggggtgAACTAGACATAAAAAAGCATGTTATTCAACCTCACATGACATGCAAAAATCACTCAAACATGGTgaaatgacatcacaagacttgttactttataaactgactcgtccggactagaatgattgtcgagctattgCGGGTCTTacactcgtggtggcttatgaaacttgggcttccccaccctaccacactcacgaggttagtccgttatcactcaccttgggccatattggaagcacccaagactaggacctcctactactcctcaccacatggttcaatcctctctacatgagaagaaagaccattggagtttcaggatgacccccaagactgagctcctactttcattctaaacactacCAGGGCACCatcatgtatcctctccttgagaatcatggaattacgttcatgaaccatactgtcactttgaaacttaacccaagatATGAATAACCggataccaccatattatcatagtgaatccaacatatctcatacattcacatacttcccacataaatcacatcattatagttcacaaccatgttcagatgcataaattcaaatccaataaaatccaatcatcgtataaatcatacaaactgaatatatcacaaaataaattaacaattctaaaatatcaccataaatggtcaccggagaagaatcaaatgtttgatgaatcaaactcaccataaatgccagtacatatgactagtcacaacttactggattggactagggctgctctatgatcagggatgtaccaacttcggtttttaagatttctctatcctaccatcacaattataattcataattccatatctaccacaataacatgaatccATCAGATATTttcattccaacgagatatattgcataataatttaacagtactcaATCTGtacaacaagatttaagttaaaaacatatcgagtagacttccaggaaagagaggtgtgtcacaatggacaacttaattaccaagtctttccttagccaaagtgttcctcaactagtttttaacaaatttcttatttacagattcaaaacaacagcatataatattaacaccaaaattcaatttagatagatatacagtaagcattaacagtattcacacagaatttcaagacatgaaaaacaatactaaatcataatataaaagcttagaaaggttagctcccctacctctattctagacttctcttgctccgaatttgttttccCTGAAAACTCTCCAGAggctctactcttcttgcaactaaaaatttcttcctaactctttattttctatttctcaaggtttctcacttgattcttcctctctttgtacAAAATAGTCTCCccctcatggctatttatagtccaaaaattttactattcatcaattttttaatattatttattattttaatattattttattatattaattttttaattactacttacataatggattcctTAATAATGCCTTCAAATCCGAATGCTTTCtccattatcaatattttaaattttattttacttttttttttacaaaaaggtagaaaagagtttgaatccatcaccaaaattttctaacaattaagctaccaaaatttcttatttaacttccacattttataaacttattatatttttcattcacaaagaaatttattattactaaaaataaaattgttactattaaggtaactatttttcatgggtcttacgtAATCTACAAGATAAGttagtatatttttaaacattatatatatatatatatatatatatcacattttattttatatattaatcacatatatatattataatttatacttttatatgttatttacaaaaatgaaaatatcctTCAACAACattcttaataaataatatcaattgaAACATGATTAATAAGATGTAAAGAATATAGTCACATCTTCAAATTGTTGTTTAATCACGAGATATTTTTAGAagattcatatatatatatatatatatatatatatatatatatatatatatattaaacatgttCTATTACATATTAACATGTGATTTGTGGAAAATACCATATATAAACATCATTCTAAGTTTTATACGTCAATTTTTTAAGTTAGATGTACCCTTGGTACTAAGCTAATTAGAATTTTCCCTATTAAACCattttataagaatttgttgattaaattctGTTATCAAGATTGATTGATATTAATGTGTAAAATTTATTCTAACTTTCAATTAgaatacataattaaataatctagttattcaataattatatgttacatattttattaagcAAGAATCTATAACATTtgcttatataatttaagattattacaaaaaaagtaaatattatatgtcgataaatattaatattatttataactgAGGTTCCCTATACaatgtttttaaaacaattcaaaattttctaattaagTAAATAAACACCTCTATAAAAGGATTTCACatctattattaatatatgacaaactataaaGTGAagtattcaacttttttttattaataaaaaattaattatcttgATGAAAGAAAGTTATAAGAAAAATGTGGTTCTCATGACTTTAGAATTGGTAAATATTGAAGTTGTCAAGAtcaataatattgaaaattcaATCCAATGACTAGGAGAAGTCTCCTTTATTGTATATTTAGatagttaaataaataagtatttttagtTTTCCAAAATTAcggtttaaaaaaaaaggaacataattatatttcaacCTAAAATAAAACGGAGAACAATgtagaaaagtaaaaatgaaaaataaaagtgggCCGAGAAGTAAAACGAAGGGCTGGGCTTAGAGACAGCCCATATAACAGTGTGACTGATTGATTCGATGCATTGGTGTTGTTAAGGAAGAAAGGGTACGGTGTCGGAGAGAAGGAGTGTTAGTGTtgggaaaagaaagaaagtgtgAAGATGGCGTCGAGCGGAGCGGTGCCGTTTTGGAGAGCAGCGGGTATGACCTACATCACATACTCTAACATATGTGCCAATCTCGTCAGAAATTGCCTCAAGGAACCCTACAAGGCCGAAGCCCTCTCTCGTGAGAAGGTCCATTTCTCTCTCTCCAAATGGGTCGAGGGCAAGCCTGAAAAACCAAGTATTCTCATCTTCTCTTCTCAATTTTCATCATCTGTTTCGTTTAATTGCATCCACAtagatttcattttaatttcagATGAAAAGGTTGTAACCATTGTTATACGTTTTATCTCTGTGTGGAGTATGGGAATGGATTCCCTCGGTCGCCAAAATCAATAACCCTAATTTTGGCATCGCAAATTTTGATCTTTATCTTCCTCGTAATCATGTCGTGGGAGGATCAATTCCCGTTTTGTGCGAATTAGCTGTCACCAGATCCTTCCCTTGACATGCTccatttctatgtttttttatatgttttttaattgatgatAAAAACTATTGATATGGTTCGCTAACCTTTGTCTCCGTTTTTTTAGTCTTAATTACATGTATGTATGTGTTTCTATGCATGTATATTGGTCGTGGCATCCATGGCTGTGGGTTCCTATTTTGTGGGAACAAGATTTGTTAAGATAACGCGTTGCACTTGTTAAGGATTATTGGAGAATGCTTGTCACATTACTTTGAgtgttttctattttcattttcgaagaaaacagaaaatgaaGCTAAAGTATCTTTGGTTGAtcattagaaaataatttaagaaaatgtatttaaacTCAGGTTAAAATTTCCAataagttgtttttattttctgttttctgtgcTTTGTATCACGAGTAACCATGGGAGTACCTTGTCTCTGTTATTGATGAGCCATTGTACAGTTTTTTAGAAGTAAACaggaaattgaaattgaaaataagtaGTGACATCATAgcaaattttctaaatttaacaGATTGAAAATGGAAATTTTTTTCGCAAACCAAAACTTCTCCTTGTTGCAAACACAATTTAGTGATACGGATTAATGGACAATTGGTTCACCGGTGCTGGGTTCTCTTGTCAAGCTAAAGTTCTTTTGGTATATCactagaaaataatttaatagaatatttcAATAGGATATTGTGATGTTTGGATAAaacattctaaacatacttttAAGTGCTGAACAAACTTTTGAACAAGGATACTCTTTATGTCCTTTACTGAAATTCTAAACATACTTCTAGAAGGGGTCCTTGAGTTGATGACATTTTTCTGTTACTCATCGCCAAATGTTTTTCAGCTAACATCATGGTCGTGTATTCTGACCAAAGTgttcaa
This window of the Vigna angularis cultivar LongXiaoDou No.4 chromosome 7, ASM1680809v1, whole genome shotgun sequence genome carries:
- the LOC108337329 gene encoding ATP synthase subunit epsilon, mitochondrial, giving the protein MASSGAVPFWRAAGMTYITYSNICANLVRNCLKEPYKAEALSREKVHFSLSKWVEGKPEKPTVRSDTPGQ